One part of the Paenibacillus antri genome encodes these proteins:
- a CDS encoding putative holin-like toxin, protein MELKDAITIMILFASFVLALLTYIGNNYKRK, encoded by the coding sequence ATGGAGTTGAAAGACGCGATAACGATCATGATTCTCTTCGCATCCTTTGTCCTAGCTCTTTTAACATACATCGGGAATAACTACAAGAGAAAGTAA
- a CDS encoding GNAT family N-acetyltransferase, translating to MNKIRLVKPQMEFEREYLSFYREWKDSGEDMVPWVISKDPSDFQGMLKFLSDSEQGIGLPEGWVPDSTFWLVDHDKRVLGAVNIRHRLTEHLKNTGGHIGYGIRPSERQKGYATKLLQLSIIEARKLGIDKVLVVCDADNIASEKTIIKNSGKPDIDFYEEDGNVIKRYWIKN from the coding sequence ATGAACAAAATAAGGTTAGTAAAACCCCAAATGGAATTTGAGAGAGAATATCTATCTTTCTATAGAGAATGGAAAGATTCCGGTGAAGATATGGTCCCGTGGGTCATTAGTAAAGATCCGAGTGATTTTCAAGGTATGTTGAAGTTCCTTTCTGATAGTGAACAAGGTATTGGATTGCCTGAAGGATGGGTTCCGGATTCAACGTTTTGGCTAGTAGATCACGACAAAAGGGTGCTGGGTGCAGTTAATATTAGACATAGATTAACAGAACACTTGAAAAATACTGGTGGACACATTGGCTACGGTATCCGACCATCCGAAAGGCAAAAGGGTTATGCCACAAAGTTGTTACAACTTTCTATAATTGAAGCTCGGAAACTTGGAATAGATAAAGTCCTGGTAGTTTGCGATGCTGATAATATCGCTTCGGAAAAAACAATAATTAAGAATAGTGGAAAACCAGATATAGACTTCTATGAAGAAGATGGAAACGTCATAAAAAGATATTGGATCAAGAATTAA
- a CDS encoding class I SAM-dependent methyltransferase translates to MDKNSVNKTINIDGEVGVAISVDMDRNVVRKTNSFYWDTKGNDFLKAIVLPYYGAFVSEEKFQFFGDISGKKLLEIGCGNGQSLQYHGERNASELWAVDISERQIEKAAQHLKSCGISANLVCSPMEEECGIPVDYFDYVYSIYAIGWTTDLEGTFCRIASYLKKDGVFIFSWSHPIHRCVTADNERFVIKKSYFDEAWYPVAVDEGELLLADRMLSTYVNALAKAGFVIEQMIEQTDEEIMQSRDNNSDMAKRAKMLPVTFVIKARKL, encoded by the coding sequence ATGGACAAAAATTCTGTAAATAAAACAATCAATATTGACGGCGAAGTTGGCGTCGCCATCTCGGTCGACATGGATAGGAATGTTGTTCGTAAGACAAACAGCTTCTATTGGGATACAAAAGGCAATGACTTCTTGAAAGCAATTGTGCTTCCTTATTATGGAGCGTTTGTCTCAGAAGAAAAATTCCAGTTTTTTGGCGATATCTCTGGAAAAAAACTACTGGAGATCGGCTGCGGAAACGGCCAATCCTTGCAATATCACGGAGAACGAAACGCATCTGAACTATGGGCTGTGGATATTTCGGAAAGACAAATCGAAAAAGCAGCTCAGCATTTAAAGTCATGCGGTATTTCAGCAAATTTGGTCTGTTCCCCCATGGAAGAAGAATGCGGCATCCCGGTTGACTATTTTGATTATGTTTATTCGATTTATGCCATAGGTTGGACCACCGATCTCGAGGGAACCTTTTGCCGGATTGCTTCTTACCTTAAAAAAGACGGTGTATTTATTTTCAGTTGGTCTCACCCTATACACAGATGTGTTACTGCAGACAATGAAAGGTTTGTAATTAAGAAGAGTTATTTCGATGAAGCTTGGTATCCGGTAGCTGTTGATGAAGGTGAACTATTGTTAGCGGACCGTATGCTATCAACCTATGTAAACGCGCTGGCGAAAGCGGGATTTGTTATTGAGCAAATGATTGAGCAAACTGATGAAGAGATAATGCAATCGCGGGATAATAACAGCGATATGGCAAAGAGAGCAAAAATGCTTCCTGTAACTTTTGTGATTAAGGCAAGAAAACTATAA
- a CDS encoding chloramphenicol phosphotransferase CPT family protein, which translates to MSHGTVIFLNGTSSSGKTSISLELQKILDEPYLHISVDKFLYMLPVDYLNGGKPADATKEAMLKVIKGMHHALPALVAAGNNIIVDHVLEKRQWLEECVMLLADYKVLFVSVICSLEELQRRERERGDRNIGLANYQYNLVHTHGIYDLEIDTEFNKTHECALQIKKCLHENPHFNAFKTLKQGAGN; encoded by the coding sequence ATGTCACATGGGACAGTTATATTTTTAAATGGAACTTCGAGTTCTGGGAAAACCAGTATTTCTTTGGAGTTACAAAAAATTTTAGACGAACCATACTTACACATATCAGTAGACAAGTTTTTATATATGTTGCCGGTTGACTATCTTAATGGAGGTAAACCAGCGGATGCAACAAAAGAAGCAATGTTGAAAGTTATAAAGGGAATGCATCATGCACTTCCCGCATTAGTTGCTGCCGGGAATAATATAATTGTCGATCATGTACTCGAAAAAAGACAGTGGCTAGAAGAATGCGTTATGTTGTTAGCGGATTACAAAGTGTTGTTTGTTTCAGTAATTTGTTCACTAGAAGAACTTCAACGAAGGGAAAGAGAAAGAGGAGATCGGAATATTGGTCTTGCAAATTATCAGTATAATCTAGTTCATACACATGGCATTTACGACTTAGAAATAGATACGGAATTCAATAAAACTCACGAATGTGCACTGCAAATCAAAAAGTGTTTGCATGAAAATCCCCATTTTAATGCGTTCAAAACATTAAAGCAAGGAGCGGGCAATTGA
- a CDS encoding SRPBCC family protein produces MPNIEHLQIINVPSPIIYDALTTPKGLSEVWTNELTVRNQIGLTNEFRFGSNDITKMQILELVRDSRVVWKCVDSDPEWIDTLVSIEIEEKNQKSYLTLKHTNWREVTTFYRFCNYNWAIFLYSLKSYCEDGVGLPYQKRKF; encoded by the coding sequence TTGCCGAATATTGAACACCTACAAATAATAAATGTACCAAGCCCAATAATTTATGATGCCTTAACTACTCCCAAAGGATTGTCCGAAGTATGGACGAATGAACTTACAGTTCGAAACCAGATTGGATTAACAAACGAGTTTCGTTTTGGAAGTAACGATATAACAAAGATGCAGATACTTGAACTTGTTAGAGACAGTAGGGTGGTTTGGAAGTGTGTAGATTCTGATCCCGAATGGATCGATACTCTTGTATCCATTGAAATTGAAGAAAAAAATCAAAAGTCATATCTCACCCTCAAGCACACCAATTGGAGAGAAGTTACAACATTCTACAGATTTTGTAATTATAATTGGGCAATATTTCTGTATAGCTTAAAGTCATATTGTGAAGATGGAGTTGGCCTGCCGTATCAAAAACGTAAGTTCTAA
- a CDS encoding GNAT family N-acetyltransferase, producing MISIFGLTEKTDKIDQLSKYVWSKWGTKENFNFYYDCMAHSLISNDVPKFYFAADEEQVVACYAILRNELVARQDLTPWFACLFVEPEYRGNNMGSKLLDHASAEAKKFDYKQLYLSTSLENYYEKYNWNHVADSFYFNGERTKIYVKEV from the coding sequence ATGATTAGTATCTTTGGATTAACTGAAAAAACTGATAAGATCGATCAGCTTTCCAAATATGTTTGGAGTAAATGGGGAACAAAAGAAAATTTCAATTTTTACTACGACTGTATGGCTCATTCATTGATAAGCAATGATGTTCCTAAATTTTATTTTGCAGCTGATGAAGAGCAGGTTGTGGCTTGTTACGCGATTTTAAGAAATGAACTTGTAGCGCGACAAGACCTAACTCCATGGTTTGCTTGCTTGTTTGTCGAGCCTGAATATAGAGGAAACAACATGGGCTCAAAACTGCTCGATCACGCTTCCGCTGAGGCTAAAAAGTTTGATTATAAGCAGTTATATTTAAGTACTTCTCTTGAGAATTATTACGAGAAGTATAACTGGAATCACGTTGCAGATAGTTTTTATTTTAATGGCGAGCGTACAAAAATATACGTTAAAGAAGTGTAG
- a CDS encoding VOC family protein: MGTNKLLRMDNVGIVVESLDDAISFFEEIGLKLEGRATVEGEWAGRVTGLGSQCVEIAMMVTPDGHSRLELSRFLTPPTISDHRTAPVNALGYLRVMFTVEDIDEMVSRLTKYGAQLVGEVVQYEDSYRLCYIRGTEGLLIGLAEQLGNK; this comes from the coding sequence ATGGGAACAAACAAATTACTAAGAATGGACAATGTCGGCATCGTTGTAGAATCCCTTGATGACGCAATCTCTTTCTTCGAGGAGATTGGCTTGAAGCTCGAAGGGCGAGCCACTGTCGAAGGTGAATGGGCCGGCCGCGTAACCGGATTGGGTTCTCAGTGCGTAGAGATTGCTATGATGGTTACCCCGGATGGCCACAGCCGACTTGAACTTTCGCGATTTCTCACCCCACCTACTATATCAGATCACCGGACTGCTCCTGTAAACGCCCTTGGTTATCTACGCGTCATGTTCACCGTTGAAGACATTGACGAAATGGTATCCAGACTCACTAAGTATGGTGCTCAGCTCGTTGGCGAAGTGGTTCAGTACGAGGACTCGTATCGGCTCTGCTACATTCGTGGAACCGAAGGACTTCTGATCGGTTTGGCGGAACAACTCGGTAACAAATAA
- a CDS encoding MmcQ/YjbR family DNA-binding protein yields the protein MDREVLFEESSAGKSLFEKIRSLCLSLPGTSERISHGAPTFFINDKLSFVQYRVNHHGDGRIALWCSAPPGVQTLLVEEKPEIYFNPPYVGHLGWVGLRLDRDATWTDIAGIIGDAYLNRAPKKYKEMVMKGNNI from the coding sequence TTGGACAGGGAAGTATTATTTGAAGAATCATCGGCTGGTAAGTCTCTTTTTGAAAAAATCAGATCCTTATGTCTTTCATTACCTGGGACCAGTGAACGAATCAGCCATGGTGCACCTACGTTTTTTATTAACGATAAACTTTCATTTGTACAATATCGTGTTAATCATCACGGTGATGGAAGAATTGCACTTTGGTGTTCTGCCCCTCCAGGTGTTCAAACTTTACTCGTCGAAGAAAAACCTGAAATTTATTTTAACCCACCATATGTTGGACATCTAGGGTGGGTTGGACTAAGACTTGACCGAGATGCTACATGGACAGATATAGCCGGAATCATTGGAGATGCTTATCTTAATAGAGCACCGAAAAAATACAAGGAAATGGTGATGAAAGGAAATAATATTTAG
- a CDS encoding MazG nucleotide pyrophosphohydrolase domain-containing protein: MNDQVISLRSLQEYIKGTDYAPDQKLHYFYKLVEEIGELSEVIRKNRRIKDTGHIKGTIEEELYDVLYYIAALANVYDIDLEECFRLKEEINKAKWNK, translated from the coding sequence ATGAATGATCAAGTTATATCGCTAAGGAGTTTACAAGAGTACATTAAGGGAACGGATTATGCTCCTGATCAGAAACTACATTATTTTTATAAGTTGGTTGAAGAAATAGGGGAACTCTCAGAAGTAATCAGGAAGAACAGAAGGATCAAAGATACCGGGCACATTAAAGGGACAATTGAAGAAGAGCTGTATGACGTTTTATATTACATTGCTGCTCTAGCTAATGTGTACGATATCGATTTAGAAGAATGCTTCAGATTAAAAGAAGAGATAAATAAGGCGAAATGGAACAAGTAA
- a CDS encoding 8-oxo-dGTP diphosphatase, which produces MCMIQNDANVLLVNRPDRLGFPGYLAPGGKVDFPESIVDAAIREVREETGLIVKDIIYKGLDEFCEPNEGLRYMVFNYLATSFEGELLENPPEGELLWIPIRKAMDLPMQDWFKRRFPLFFNEGTFELSFIWDKNKDETIKETIKHYGMGTIRNP; this is translated from the coding sequence ATGTGTATGATTCAAAACGATGCAAACGTCTTATTAGTAAACAGGCCTGATAGATTAGGGTTTCCTGGTTATCTTGCTCCTGGCGGAAAAGTTGATTTCCCCGAAAGTATCGTCGATGCTGCGATTCGAGAAGTGAGGGAAGAGACGGGACTAATTGTAAAAGATATTATTTATAAAGGATTAGATGAATTTTGTGAGCCCAATGAAGGCCTAAGATATATGGTCTTTAATTATTTGGCAACTTCTTTCGAAGGGGAACTTCTCGAAAACCCGCCTGAAGGTGAACTTCTTTGGATTCCAATAAGGAAGGCAATGGATTTACCGATGCAGGATTGGTTCAAGAGAAGGTTCCCTTTGTTCTTTAATGAAGGAACTTTTGAATTAAGCTTTATTTGGGATAAGAACAAGGATGAGACGATCAAAGAAACAATAAAACATTATGGTATGGGGACTATCCGAAACCCTTGA
- a CDS encoding nucleotidyltransferase domain-containing protein, which produces MRFISRHSKRDMELPRKRHELLNRIITSLRTNEDVEGIFLGGSLAKGNEDHFSDIDLRIIVPDEQYKRFIFDKQKLSAQFGNVLFFEDLNPNAPFTIAHYDQFIKLDLFIYTFQTLKPSVWLKGIKVVHDPSGELQEIVRQSEGLFYQVTREEVEAWSGKVYAYIHEVYRRVMREEYYYALTMISNLRSFIVKGWSMEVDRQPNDAWDWSKIEGSRSNLEPWQLSMLGRWSCGRDQEEIMKTLHSMIPELRRLHGNLCDKIGFGENHNNFDKIVNLVL; this is translated from the coding sequence ATGAGATTTATTTCCCGACATTCCAAAAGAGATATGGAATTACCTAGAAAAAGGCATGAACTTTTGAACCGAATCATAACAAGCCTTAGAACAAATGAGGATGTTGAAGGAATCTTTCTTGGTGGCTCCCTTGCGAAAGGTAATGAAGATCACTTTTCAGACATTGATTTGCGAATTATCGTTCCTGATGAACAATACAAGAGATTTATTTTCGATAAGCAAAAACTTTCAGCACAGTTCGGGAATGTACTATTTTTTGAAGATTTAAATCCCAATGCACCATTTACAATTGCCCATTATGATCAGTTTATTAAACTGGACCTCTTTATTTATACTTTTCAAACTTTAAAACCCTCAGTTTGGCTCAAAGGAATTAAAGTGGTTCATGATCCATCCGGAGAACTACAAGAAATCGTTCGGCAATCGGAAGGTTTGTTTTATCAAGTAACTCGCGAAGAAGTAGAAGCTTGGAGCGGCAAAGTGTATGCGTATATTCATGAAGTGTATCGAAGAGTGATGAGAGAAGAATACTACTACGCCCTGACGATGATTAGCAATTTGCGTTCATTCATAGTTAAAGGGTGGAGTATGGAAGTGGATCGTCAGCCAAATGACGCGTGGGATTGGTCAAAGATTGAAGGGAGTAGAAGTAATTTAGAACCTTGGCAATTGTCGATGTTAGGCCGGTGGAGTTGCGGTAGAGATCAAGAAGAGATTATGAAGACCTTACACTCAATGATACCAGAACTTCGCAGGCTTCACGGAAATTTGTGCGATAAGATTGGGTTTGGCGAGAACCATAACAATTTCGATAAGATCGTAAACCTAGTTTTGTAA
- a CDS encoding GNAT family N-acetyltransferase: MKEINYSNYYWQDEQIRLRAIESNDWEAHYYNRFDSPARRLLECVVELPPTIEEAKKFAETFAGFPSGSGRIMFTITTLNDENIGGINLNSIDERNGTFSIGIQINRDHRGKGYGTRAVRLLLRYAFFERRLNKFNDYVLEGNDASANMMRKLGCIQEGVRRQVIYTNGKYHDLILFGLTKDEFIENERQNNPEVPLSERGCTHR; this comes from the coding sequence TTGAAGGAAATAAACTACTCCAATTATTATTGGCAAGACGAACAAATTAGGTTACGGGCAATTGAATCAAATGATTGGGAAGCACACTATTACAATAGATTTGATTCACCGGCTCGTCGGTTATTAGAGTGCGTCGTTGAATTACCGCCTACGATCGAAGAAGCAAAGAAATTTGCTGAGACATTTGCAGGTTTTCCGTCAGGATCTGGACGAATCATGTTTACCATTACAACTTTAAATGACGAGAACATCGGAGGAATAAACCTAAATAGCATTGATGAAAGAAATGGCACTTTTAGTATTGGTATTCAAATCAACCGGGATCATCGAGGCAAAGGGTATGGTACTAGAGCAGTTAGACTTTTACTACGATATGCTTTTTTCGAGAGACGCCTAAATAAATTCAACGATTATGTTCTTGAAGGAAATGATGCCTCTGCAAACATGATGAGGAAACTTGGCTGCATTCAAGAAGGAGTTCGACGTCAAGTCATATATACAAATGGAAAGTATCATGACTTGATTTTATTTGGATTAACAAAGGATGAATTTATAGAGAATGAAAGACAAAACAATCCAGAGGTGCCGTTGTCTGAAAGAGGGTGTACTCATAGGTGA